The DNA region GCGATGGGTCTGAAACCCTCGCCTTCAGGCGAAGCCTTTAGGTTCATATATTGGGTGGATGGAGAACTACCGCACGGGTGCGCATAGCCGCTATGACATCAAGTATCACTTCGTGTGGGTGACGAAGTACCGGAAGCAGGTCCTTGCGGGTGCAGTAGGCACACGGGTTCGGGACTTGGTGCGTGAGGTCTGCCGGACCAATGACATCGAGATTCTGCAGGGGTCGGTGTCGCTCGATCACGTGCACGTATTGCTGTCGTGCCCGCCGACACTCTCGCCGAGCAAGATTATGCAGTACATCAAGGGGAAGACGTCGCGGAAGCTGATGATGGAGTTCAAGCACATTGAGAGGCGGTTCTGGGGTCGGCATCTGTGGGCGCGGGGCTACTTCGTGGCGACCAGCGGTAACGTGACCGACGAGGCTATTGCGGCGTACATCCGCGGGCAGGACGGCACCGAACCAAGCGATGGTGACGACCGATTCCAAGTTACTCCACCATCGTGAGTTGAGGACTTCAGTCCGAATCTCACGGAACGTCCAAACCCACCGGCTTCAGCCGGTGGTAGTTTAGTCCGCTCGCGTTAGCTGCCGGGCAGGCCCTTGGGCGCCGTGGCCGGACGGCTCTCAACGTCCGCGGGCGGGGCGCCAGAACGGCCCGTCAATCGCACGATGACGTAGTAGAACACCGGCGTCAGGAAGATGCCGAACAGCGTCACGCCCAGCATGCCGGAGAAGACGGCGATGCCGAGCGTGCTGCGCATCTCTGCGCCCGCGCCCACGGCGAGGGCGAGGGGCACGACGCCGAGGATGAAGGCGAGCGACGTCATGATGATGGGCCGCAGGCGCAGCCGGCACGCCTCGACCGTGGCCTCTTCGGGCGACGCCCCGTGCGCCGACTTTTCCTTGGCGAACTCCACAATGAGGATCGCGTTCTTGCTCGCCAGTCCGACGAGCACAACGAAGCCGATCTGCACAAAAATATTGATATCCATCCCGGCCAGCCACACGCCGATCACCGAGCTGAGCAAACACATCGGCACGACGAGGATCACGGCCAGCGGCAACGTGAGGCTCTCGTACTGAGCCGCCAGCACAAGAAACACCAACACAACCGCCACGCCGAACACGATGAT from Pirellulimonas nuda includes:
- the tnpA gene encoding IS200/IS605 family transposase, giving the protein MENYRTGAHSRYDIKYHFVWVTKYRKQVLAGAVGTRVRDLVREVCRTNDIEILQGSVSLDHVHVLLSCPPTLSPSKIMQYIKGKTSRKLMMEFKHIERRFWGRHLWARGYFVATSGNVTDEAIAAYIRGQDGTEPSDGDDRFQVTPPS